One genomic region from Curtobacterium sp. 9128 encodes:
- a CDS encoding aldo/keto reductase yields the protein MKQRTIGDTNVSAIGLGGMPMSIEGRPDERQAIATIHAALEAGVTLIDTADAYHLAAHDEVGHNEELIGRAVREYHGDASQVLIATKGGHLRPEPGAWAQNGHPEYLKEAAKASAKRLGVETIDLYQFHRPDPAVPYADSIGALAELLDEGVIRMAGISNADVDQIRLANEVLDGRLVSVQNQFSPAFRSSEAELQLCDEMSIAFLPWSPLGGIAGAADLGSTYADFATVGRDRGVTPQVIALAWELAKSDVVIPIPGASRPQSILNSVTAATVKLRPEDIARLDAAQAAAA from the coding sequence ATGAAGCAGCGAACCATCGGGGACACCAACGTCAGCGCGATCGGACTCGGCGGCATGCCGATGTCCATCGAGGGACGACCGGACGAGCGCCAGGCGATCGCGACGATCCACGCGGCACTCGAGGCCGGCGTGACGCTCATCGACACCGCGGACGCCTACCACCTGGCCGCACACGACGAGGTCGGGCACAACGAGGAGCTCATCGGCCGGGCGGTGCGGGAGTACCACGGCGACGCGTCCCAGGTGCTCATCGCGACGAAGGGCGGGCACCTCCGACCGGAGCCGGGCGCGTGGGCGCAGAACGGTCACCCGGAGTACCTCAAGGAGGCGGCCAAGGCCTCCGCGAAGCGCCTCGGCGTCGAGACGATCGACCTCTACCAGTTCCACCGCCCGGACCCGGCGGTCCCCTACGCGGACTCGATCGGAGCACTCGCCGAGCTCCTCGACGAGGGCGTGATCCGGATGGCCGGCATCTCGAACGCCGACGTCGACCAGATCCGTCTCGCGAACGAGGTCCTCGACGGACGGCTCGTGTCCGTGCAGAACCAGTTCTCGCCGGCGTTCCGGTCGAGCGAGGCCGAGCTCCAGCTCTGCGACGAGATGAGCATCGCGTTCCTGCCGTGGAGCCCGCTCGGCGGCATCGCGGGAGCGGCTGACCTCGGGTCGACCTACGCGGACTTCGCGACCGTCGGGCGGGACCGCGGCGTCACACCGCAGGTGATCGCTCTGGCGTGGGAGCTCGCGAAGAGCGACGTCGTCATCCCGATCCCGGGCGCGTCACGGCCGCAGTCGATCCTCAACTCGGTGACCGCGGCGACCGTGAAGCTCCGACCGGAGGACATCGCACGACTCGACGCCGCGCAGGCGGCTGCGGCCTGA